Proteins found in one Sulfurihydrogenibium sp. genomic segment:
- the rpsO gene encoding 30S ribosomal protein S15 — protein sequence MSITPEKKQEIIKKFALHENDTGSPEVQIAILTERIRNLTEHIKANKKDLHSRRGLIGMVNKRRKLLNYLKRKSEERYRKIIEALNIREVSNESK from the coding sequence ATGTCAATTACTCCCGAGAAAAAACAAGAGATTATTAAAAAGTTTGCATTACATGAAAATGACACTGGTTCTCCAGAGGTCCAAATTGCCATCTTAACTGAGAGAATCAGAAACCTTACAGAGCATATAAAAGCAAACAAAAAGGACCTTCACTCAAGAAGAGGTCTTATCGGAATGGTTAACAAAAGAAGAAAACTTTTAAACTATCTCAAAAGAAAAAGCGAAGAAAGATACAGAAAGATTATTGAAGCATTAAACATTAGAGAAGTATCCAACGAAAGCAAATAA